Proteins encoded by one window of Sardina pilchardus chromosome 7, fSarPil1.1, whole genome shotgun sequence:
- the LOC134088245 gene encoding LOW QUALITY PROTEIN: uncharacterized protein LOC134088245 (The sequence of the model RefSeq protein was modified relative to this genomic sequence to represent the inferred CDS: deleted 6 bases in 3 codons): PPPPTPPPPPPSPPLPPPSPPPPPPPPPPPPSPPPPPPPPPPPPSSPPPPPLPSPSPPPPPPPPPPPPPPPSPPPPPPPPPPPLPPPSPPPPPPPPPPPPSPPLPPPSPPPPPPPPPPPPPPPLPPPSPPPPPPPPPSPPPPPLPPPSPPPPPPP, translated from the exons cctcctcctccaactcctcctcctcctcctcct tcacctccacttccaccaccatcccctcctccacctcctcctcctcctcctcctcctc catcccctcctcctccacctcctcctcctcctcctcctcct tcatcacctccaccacctccacttccatcaccatcccctcctcctccacctcctcctcctccacctcctcctcctc caccatcccctcctcctccacctcctcctcctcctc ctccacttccaccaccatcccctcctcctccacctcctcctcctcctcctcctcct tcacctccacttccaccaccatcccctcctcctccacctcctcctcctcctcctc ctccacctcccccacttccaccaccatcccctcctcctccacctcctcctcctc catcacctccacctcccccacttccaccaccatcccctcctcctccacctcctcct